The following coding sequences are from one Dermacentor andersoni chromosome 5, qqDerAnde1_hic_scaffold, whole genome shotgun sequence window:
- the LOC129384837 gene encoding uncharacterized protein has product MAPQDWILWSYARYLKELCPRNFNSAKEAYARLQQIKMILANKGADFMVPCGKENGQGCEVLRHLSGWNDILAAIQVQMKERVATGELELSFPIKSFDHQETKKRIQRAVVLLHWLFVKHACVTKIELDCLGQFDDVEWFALFCDGISECRRLKTLKMNADIGKAVCYQQMLTACGCLRHIEELSFERICADNQAENVVTLEAVIMRNTKLRRFEVGEFAAMPQGLSPILRALALSPNISRLSLDVTLVKAEDASLFLQMLNGNNVLKSLRLEGSASQKYLTVNSIASALANARALVELELVGFRMHTHDAWVLAMSLVRSQTVQHLDLLYCMPVFSFPTSESCAKTNGSRRRISSRIEPYVHILQKLHSLRTLSLDLLRFAQEDQRAFFEGLAAQHFLPHVFVTPPYRRYPSELARIAHEAGTASRVHTSVVMTDEANFVDIPRGSPVHEVILEACAGTQIDEKPAVIRCCADLRTHDHVTKLTLAVTGSIDLSSAEPLAIYLKTTKSLKAVTLSFRACKGSTMLLLDGIARNTSITSLGVENWCLSRRSAVLLADVVSSSKTIHTLTYNRDSAVPAKAFFSRLCKSIDSNFTIVSVDTFERRIDAKNWALIQKAATRNATLLERAARLVAGLCSDKADAEALELVASSPLLLPRVQELMSVCELQASRMMRETVINLKELDGFMSIAGVVRESVVCEENSDGRPRLDTIPLDCWLAIRRYLSVADVVYTGLERR; this is encoded by the coding sequence ATGGCGCCGCAAGACTGGATCCTATGGTCGTACGCGAGATACTTGAAGGAGCTGTGTCCCAGGAACTTCAACTCTGCCAAAGAGGCGTACGCGAGGCTACAGCAGATTAAGATGATCCTGGCCAACAAGGGGGCTGACTTCATGGTGCCATGCGGCAAAGAGAACGGGCAGGGCTGCGAGGTGCTGAGACATCTGAGCGGGTGGAACGACATACTAGCTGCGATTCAAGTACAGATGAAAGAAAGGGTCGCCACCGGAGAGCTAGAACTTTCCTTTCCTATAAAGAGTTTCGACCACCAGGAAACGAAGAAGCGGATTCAACGCGCGGTAGTACTTCTGCACTGGCTATTCGTTAAGCACGCCTGCGTGACGAAGATCGAATTGGACTGCTTGGGTCAGTTCGATGACGTAGAGTGGTTCGCCCTTTTTTGCGACGGCATCAGCGAGTGCCGGCGCCTGAAGACCTTGAAGATGAACGCAGACATCGGCAAAGCCGTCTGCTACCAACAGATGCTGACTGCGTGCGGTTGCCTGCGGCACATCGAGGAGCTGAGTTTTGAGCGCATCTGCGCCGACAACCAAGCAGAAAACGTAGTCACCCTGGAGGCCGTGATTATGAGGAACACCAAGCTCAGGCGCTTTGAAGTCGGAGAGTTCGCCGCCATGCCCCAAGGCCTGTCACCAATTTTACGAGCGCTGGCACTTAGTCCTAATATAAGCCGTCTCTCGCTTGACGTCACACTCGTGAAAGCGGAGGACGCGAGCCTCTTCTTGCAGATGTTGAACGGTAACAACGTGCTTAAGTCGTTGCGCCTAGAGGGTTCCGCCTCGCAGAAATACCTGACCGTGAACAGCATCGCATCAGCGCTGGCGAACGCAAGGGCACTGGTAGAGTTGGAGCTGGTTGGCTTTCGTATGCACACACACGATGCGTGGGTTCTGGCAATGTCATTGGTCCGTAGCCAGACTGTGCAGCATCTCGACCTCCTCTACTGCATGCCAGTTTTTTCGTTTCCCACCAGCGAGTCGTGTGCAAAAACTAACGGCTCGCGGAGACGCATCTCTAGCCGTATTGAGCCTTACGTTCACATTCTGCAAAAACTGCACTCGTTACGGACGCTTTCGCTCGACCTGCTTCGTTTCGCCCAAGAAGACCAGCGGGCATTCTTCGAGGGGCTCGCTGCACAGCACTTCCTCCCCCACGTGTTCGTGACTCCACCATATAGAAGATACCCCAGCGAGCTAGCCCGCATTGCCCACGAAGCAGGCACGGCCAGCCGGGTCCACACGAGCGTCGTTATGACGGATGAGGCAAACTTTGTTGACATACCCAGGGGGTCTCCTGTCCACGAGGTCATACTCGAAGCCTGCGCCGGCACTCAGATCGACGAGAAACCAGCGGTCATCAGATGCTGCGCTGACCTGAGAACGCACGATCACGTGACGAAGTTGACTTTGGCAGTAACAGGAAGCATTGATCTCAGCTCAGCTGAACCTCTGGCGATTTACCTGAAAACCACAAAGTCTCTCAAGGCAGTCACGCTGAGCTTCCGTGCGTGCAAGGGATCAACTATGCTTCTGCTAGATGGCATCGCACGAAACACTAGCATCACGAGCCTAGGTGTGGAGAACTGGTGCCTGAGCAGACGCAGCGCGGTATTGCTCGCGGACGTTGTCAGTTCTAGCAAGACGATCCACACTCTCACCTACAATCGGGATAGCGCGGTTCCCGCAAAGGCGTTCTTTTCGCGTCTCTGCAAGTCGATTGACAGCAACTTCACCATCGTGTCGGTGGACACTTTCGAGCGCCGCATTGACGCCAAGAACTGGGCGCTCATCCAGAAAGCAGCGACGCGCAACGCCACCCTCCTGGAGCGGGCAGCGCGACTTGTTGCTGGCCTCTGCTCTGACAAGGCTGACGCCGAAGCTCTCGAGTTGGTGGCTTCAAGTCCCCTGCTGCTGCCGCGAGTGCAGGAACTGATGTCCGTATGCGAGTTGCAAGCCTCCAGGATGATGCGAGAGACAGTCATCAATCTGAAGGAGCTGGACGGCTTCATGAGCATCGCCGGCGTCGTCAGGGAGAGCGTCGTCTGCGAGGAGAACAGCGACGGTCGTCCCCGCCTGGACACAATACCTCTGGACTGCTGGCTGGCCATTCGCCGGTACCTGAGCGTCGCGGATGTGGTGTACACCGGGCTTGAAAGGCGCTAG